In Struthio camelus isolate bStrCam1 chromosome 22, bStrCam1.hap1, whole genome shotgun sequence, one DNA window encodes the following:
- the IL10RA gene encoding interleukin-10 receptor subunit alpha isoform X1, with the protein MAPRAAAPALCLALLLAQHIDGERLPSPTRPRFAAEVAHHLLRWEPGHGSAGDVRYDVELRVYGTNFSWTAVPNCMNISGHLCDLTYYTLDPEQRYYAHVRAVSGNRTSSWSRTNSFSPKEASLRLSGQSLSVTGNTIHVKLQLLLKAGNLTVKYEDIQKHARRYKTYIRRAQDNRTYEVVETQPEFNISNLFWGTEYCVSVEPDVASRQTRAARTAEQCVAIGERDASAELLLSIISIFFITVLLLLLLGTLLVCMYIRKPVRPPSVLKTFLKQGSLWVEQEYFSSARPDTDPVQQLFLCQKAPQVPGGPGTLQQPPEQDRGLAALPEDRAHLLGSGAARSRDCSCSSTDSGICLHNSSSELGSISRGYKRQLPTGEDSGISLERNSPCLARSSGGGRYEPAEDRPPPGAEHGLPAAADEDGPQDVEFRGYLQQSKGMVEQSWDGGEGPPPWGCAGPAQGPGGTDVALDPDCSELPVAKGYLKQSCPELPCGHTQDLAVPGYPWEPAAWGLPSQPGHRPPGWVSCAAPSVPAASKASPDLLKAPLDLSLCTAAPLGPLPLISSLSTNSWLTLQMDPLGAPEADSKDSRL; encoded by the exons ATGGCCCCccgcgcggcagccccggccctgtGCCTAGCGCTGCTCCTCGCCCAGCACATCGACG GTGAGCGGCTGCCGAGCCCCACGCGCCCGCGCTTTGCCGCGGAGGTGGCGCACCACCTGCTGCGCTGGGAGCCCGGGCACGGCTCCGCCGGCGACGTGCGCTACGACGTGGAGCTGCGAGT GTACGGCACCAATTTCTCCTGGACGGCGGTCCCAAACTGCATGAACATCTCCGGGCACTTGTGCGACCTCACGTACTACACCCTGGACCCGGAGCAGCGCTACTATGCCCACGTCAGAGCCGTTTCTGGAAACCGCACGTCCTCGTGGAGCAGGACCAACTCTTTCTCCCCAAAAGAAG CCAGCCTGCGGCTCTCGGGGCAGAGCCTCTCCGTGACGGGCAACACCATCCACGTgaagctgcagctgctcctgAAAGCCGGCAACCTCACCGTTAAATACGAAGACATACAAAAGCACGCGCGGCGCTACAAGACGTACATCAGGAGGGCGCAGGACAATCGGACG TACGAAGTGGTGGAGACCCAGCCGGAGTTCAACATCAGCAACCTTTTCTGGGGCACGGAGTACTGCGTCAGCGTGGAGCCCGACGTGGCGAGCCGGCAGACCCGCGCGGCCCGCACCGCGGAGCAGTGCGTCGCCATCGGCGAGAGAGACG CGAGCGCAGAGCTCCTCCTGAGCATCATCAGCATCTTCTTCATCAccgtgctgctcctgctgctcctggggacTCTGCTGGTCTGCATGTACATAAGGAAGCCCGTGAGGCCGCCGTCCGTGCTG aAGACCTTCCTGAAGCAGGGCTCGCTCTGGGTGGAGCAGGAGTACTTCTCGTCGGCCAGGCCGGACACGGACCCCGTCCAGCAGCTCTTCCTGTGCCAGAAGGCACCCCAagtgcccggcggccccggcacgCTCCAGCAGCCCCCGGAGCAGGACCGCGGGCTCGCGGCGCTGCCCGAGGACCGGGCTCACCTGCTGGGCTCGGGCGCCGCGCGGAGCAGggactgcagctgcagcagcaccgaCAGCGGCATTTGCCTGCACAACTCCTCCTCCGAGCTGGGCTCCATCAGCCGGGGCTACAAGCGGCAGCTGCCCACCGGCGAGGACAGCGGCATCAGCCTGGAGAGGAACTCGCCCTGCCTGGCGCGCTCCTCCGGCGGCGGCCGCTACGAGCCGGCGGAGGACAGGCCGCCACCCGGAGCAGAGCacgggctccccgccgccgcggatGAGGACGGCCCCCAGGACGTGGAGTTTCGGGGGTACTTGCAGCAGTCCAAGGGCATGGTAGAGCAGAGCTGGGACGGAGGCGAGGGGCCGCCCCCCTGGGGCTGCGCAGGACCCGCGCAGGGCCCCGGCGGCACGGATGTCGCGTTGGACCCAGACTGCTCCGAGCTGCCGGTGGCCAAGGGGTATCTGAAACAGTCGTGTCCCGAACTTCCCTGCGGCCACACGCAGGACCTCGCTGTGCCCGGCTACCCTTGGGAGCCCGCGGCCTGGGGCCTTCCCAGCCAGCCGGGCCACCGCCCCCCAGGTTGGGTGAGCTGCGCGGCCCCCAGTGTCCCCGCGGCCTCCAAAGCCAGCCCCGACCTCCTAAAGGCACCCTTGGACCtgagcctctgcaccgcggccccgCTGGGGCCGCTGCCCCTCATCTCCAGCCTCAGCACCAACAGCTGGCTCACGCTGCAGATGGACCCGCTGGGCGCGCCGGAGGCGGACAGCAAGGACAGCCGCCTGTGA
- the TMPRSS13 gene encoding transmembrane protease serine 13 isoform X3: MDLVKLLLGPGATLEHSASPSSAPSSLHALPASSIFTARPVQPRESVLGISFKPYSPEPGPGPAPCAACESTGSSMFRAPCISQRRLALIFCISVLIVLLVALILLFLFWRSQTGIVYKEPAESCKDSPVRCDGVADCSQRSDELGCVRFGSDQSLLHIYSSSESQWLPVCSSAWDDSFSRKTCRQLGFRNASQTAYIPLHVSGKSLSVTDEQATIQQSLNSSHCPTGKYVSLRCTSCGQRISGRIIGGKETSASKWPWQVSVQYGPIHICGGTIIDAQWVLTAAHCFFMNSMKILDDWRVYGGISDLKQHSEGVPVSQVIINSNYSDDHDDYDIALMKLSRPLALSAQVRPACLPMYGQRFQTGRSCYITGFGKTRENEDNTSPKLREAEVKLIDYKVCNSDKVYEGYLTPRMMCAGYLQGGKDACQGDSGGPLVCEDGGRWYVAGVTSWGTGCGQKNKPGVYTRVTKLLSWIYSKMELHRAVPCKSVNRGAKGGIKDPPHQRRSPAHNYASRYFTACPASTG; encoded by the exons ATGGATTTGGTGAAGCTCCTCCTTGGGCCAGGAGCCACACTGGAG CACTCTGCATCACCCAGCAGCGCCCCGTCCAGCCTCCATGCCCTGCCAGCAAGCAGCATCTTCACTGCCCGGCCCGTGCAGCCTCGAGAAAGCGTCCTGGGGATCAGCTTCAAGCCCTACAGCCCGGAGCCCGGCCCAGGCCCAGCCCCTTGCGCGGCCTGTGAGAGCACAG GGTCCTCCATGTTCAGAGCTCCCTGCATAAGCCAGAGGCGGCTTGCGCTCATCTTCTGCATCTCCGTCCTGATCGTGCTGCTCGTCGCCCTCATCTTGCTGT TTCTGTTCTGGCGGTCGCAGACCGGCATCGTGTACAAGGAGCCCGCCGAGAGCTGCAAGGACAGCCCCGTGCGCTGCGACGGCGTCGCCGACTGCTCCCAGCGCAGCGACGAGCTGGGCTGCG TGCGGTTCGGCTCGGACCAGTCCTTGCTCCACATCTACTCCAGCAGCGAGAGCCAGTGGCTGCCGGTGTGCAGCAGCGCCTGGGACGACTCCTTCTCCAGGAAGACCTGCCGGCAGCTGGGGTTTCGGAA cgCGTCGCAGACTGCGTACATCCCCCTGCACGTCTCCGGCAAGAGCCTCAGCGTGACCGACGAGCAGGCCACCATCCAGCAGAGCCTCAACAG CTCCCACTGCCCCACGGGAAAGTACGTCTCCCTGCGATGCACAA gCTGCGGGCAGAGGATTTCTGGCCGGATCATTGGAGGGAAAGAAACTTCCGCCAGCAAATGGCCCTGGCAAGTCAGCGTGCAGTACGGGCCGATCCACATCTGCGGCGGCACCATCATCGACGCGCAGTGGGTGCTCACCGCAGCCCACTGCTTCTTCAT GAACAGCATGAAGATCCTCGACGACTGGAGGGTGTACGGCGGCATCTCGGACCTGAAGCAGCACTCGGAGGGCGTCCCCGTCTCCCAGGTCATCATCAACTCCAACTACAGCGACGACCACGACGACTACGACATCGCTCTCATGAAGCTCTCCAGGCCGCTGGCGCTCTCCG CCCAGGTTCGCCCAGCCTGCCTGCCCATGTACGGCCAGCGCTTCCAGACCGGCAGGTCCTGCTACATCACCGGCTTtgggaagacgagggaaaacgaaG ATAACACCTCCCCGAAGCTGCGGGAGGCCGAGGTGAAGCTCATCGACTACAAGGTGTGCAACAGCGACAAGGTGTACGAGGGCTACCTGACGCCGCGCATGATGTGCGCCGGGTACCTGCAGGGCGGCAAGGACGCGTGCCAG GGCGACAGCGGGGGGCCCCTGGTCTGCGAGGACGGCGGGCGCTGGTACGTGGCCGGCGTGACCAGCTGGGGCACGGGCTGCGGCCAGAAGAACAAGCCCGGGGTGTACACGCGCGTGACGAAGCTCCTCAGCTGGATATACAGcaagatggag TTGCATCGTGCAGTGCCTTGCAAATCTGTGAACAGAGGAGCTAAAGGAGGGATAAAAG ACCCACCACACCAGAGGCGATCCCCAGCGCACAATTACGCATCGAGATATTTTACTGCGTGCCCGGCGAGCACTGGGTAA
- the SMIM35 gene encoding small integral membrane protein 35, producing the protein MLGLAVGLGLALLILVLLVYASVRWYRRGQCWHRPDFVFNLYHMRGLRAVEVELAPPFTVSGCLSEASSGYARFHGGGP; encoded by the exons atgctggggctggccgtgggCCTCGGGCTGGCCCTGCTGATCCTCGTCCTTTTGGTCTACGCTTCCGTGCGGTGGTACCGGAGGGGACAGTGCTGGCACC ggccGGACTTCGTCTTCAACCTGTACCACATGCG CGGGCTGCGGGCGGTGGAGGTGGAGCTGGCGCCGCCGTTCACGGTCAGCGGCTGCCTGAGCGAGGCGAGCAGCGGCTACGCGCGTTTCCACGGCGGGGGGCCGTGA
- the IL10RA gene encoding interleukin-10 receptor subunit alpha isoform X2 produces MAPRAAAPALCLALLLAQHIDGERLPSPTRPRFAAEVAHHLLRWEPGHGSAGDVRYDVELRVYGTNFSWTAVPNCMNISGHLCDLTYYTLDPEQRYYAHVRAVSGNRTSSWSRTNSFSPKEASLRLSGQSLSVTGNTIHVKLQLLLKAGNLTVKYEDIQKHARRYKTYIRRAQDNRTYEVVETQPEFNISNLFWGTEYCVSVEPDVASRQTRAARTAEQCVAIGERDASAELLLSIISIFFITVLLLLLLGTLLVCMYIRKPVRPPSVLTFLKQGSLWVEQEYFSSARPDTDPVQQLFLCQKAPQVPGGPGTLQQPPEQDRGLAALPEDRAHLLGSGAARSRDCSCSSTDSGICLHNSSSELGSISRGYKRQLPTGEDSGISLERNSPCLARSSGGGRYEPAEDRPPPGAEHGLPAAADEDGPQDVEFRGYLQQSKGMVEQSWDGGEGPPPWGCAGPAQGPGGTDVALDPDCSELPVAKGYLKQSCPELPCGHTQDLAVPGYPWEPAAWGLPSQPGHRPPGWVSCAAPSVPAASKASPDLLKAPLDLSLCTAAPLGPLPLISSLSTNSWLTLQMDPLGAPEADSKDSRL; encoded by the exons ATGGCCCCccgcgcggcagccccggccctgtGCCTAGCGCTGCTCCTCGCCCAGCACATCGACG GTGAGCGGCTGCCGAGCCCCACGCGCCCGCGCTTTGCCGCGGAGGTGGCGCACCACCTGCTGCGCTGGGAGCCCGGGCACGGCTCCGCCGGCGACGTGCGCTACGACGTGGAGCTGCGAGT GTACGGCACCAATTTCTCCTGGACGGCGGTCCCAAACTGCATGAACATCTCCGGGCACTTGTGCGACCTCACGTACTACACCCTGGACCCGGAGCAGCGCTACTATGCCCACGTCAGAGCCGTTTCTGGAAACCGCACGTCCTCGTGGAGCAGGACCAACTCTTTCTCCCCAAAAGAAG CCAGCCTGCGGCTCTCGGGGCAGAGCCTCTCCGTGACGGGCAACACCATCCACGTgaagctgcagctgctcctgAAAGCCGGCAACCTCACCGTTAAATACGAAGACATACAAAAGCACGCGCGGCGCTACAAGACGTACATCAGGAGGGCGCAGGACAATCGGACG TACGAAGTGGTGGAGACCCAGCCGGAGTTCAACATCAGCAACCTTTTCTGGGGCACGGAGTACTGCGTCAGCGTGGAGCCCGACGTGGCGAGCCGGCAGACCCGCGCGGCCCGCACCGCGGAGCAGTGCGTCGCCATCGGCGAGAGAGACG CGAGCGCAGAGCTCCTCCTGAGCATCATCAGCATCTTCTTCATCAccgtgctgctcctgctgctcctggggacTCTGCTGGTCTGCATGTACATAAGGAAGCCCGTGAGGCCGCCGTCCGTGCTG ACCTTCCTGAAGCAGGGCTCGCTCTGGGTGGAGCAGGAGTACTTCTCGTCGGCCAGGCCGGACACGGACCCCGTCCAGCAGCTCTTCCTGTGCCAGAAGGCACCCCAagtgcccggcggccccggcacgCTCCAGCAGCCCCCGGAGCAGGACCGCGGGCTCGCGGCGCTGCCCGAGGACCGGGCTCACCTGCTGGGCTCGGGCGCCGCGCGGAGCAGggactgcagctgcagcagcaccgaCAGCGGCATTTGCCTGCACAACTCCTCCTCCGAGCTGGGCTCCATCAGCCGGGGCTACAAGCGGCAGCTGCCCACCGGCGAGGACAGCGGCATCAGCCTGGAGAGGAACTCGCCCTGCCTGGCGCGCTCCTCCGGCGGCGGCCGCTACGAGCCGGCGGAGGACAGGCCGCCACCCGGAGCAGAGCacgggctccccgccgccgcggatGAGGACGGCCCCCAGGACGTGGAGTTTCGGGGGTACTTGCAGCAGTCCAAGGGCATGGTAGAGCAGAGCTGGGACGGAGGCGAGGGGCCGCCCCCCTGGGGCTGCGCAGGACCCGCGCAGGGCCCCGGCGGCACGGATGTCGCGTTGGACCCAGACTGCTCCGAGCTGCCGGTGGCCAAGGGGTATCTGAAACAGTCGTGTCCCGAACTTCCCTGCGGCCACACGCAGGACCTCGCTGTGCCCGGCTACCCTTGGGAGCCCGCGGCCTGGGGCCTTCCCAGCCAGCCGGGCCACCGCCCCCCAGGTTGGGTGAGCTGCGCGGCCCCCAGTGTCCCCGCGGCCTCCAAAGCCAGCCCCGACCTCCTAAAGGCACCCTTGGACCtgagcctctgcaccgcggccccgCTGGGGCCGCTGCCCCTCATCTCCAGCCTCAGCACCAACAGCTGGCTCACGCTGCAGATGGACCCGCTGGGCGCGCCGGAGGCGGACAGCAAGGACAGCCGCCTGTGA
- the TMPRSS13 gene encoding transmembrane protease serine 13 isoform X4, protein MDLVKLLLGPGATLEHSASPSSAPSSLHALPASSIFTARPVQPRESVLGISFKPYSPEPGPGPAPCAACESTGSSMFRAPCISQRRLALIFCISVLIVLLVALILLFLFWRSQTGIVYKEPAESCKDSPVRCDGVADCSQRSDELGCVRFGSDQSLLHIYSSSESQWLPVCSSAWDDSFSRKTCRQLGFRNASQTAYIPLHVSGKSLSVTDEQATIQQSLNSSHCPTGKYVSLRCTSCGQRISGRIIGGKETSASKWPWQVSVQYGPIHICGGTIIDAQWVLTAAHCFFMNSMKILDDWRVYGGISDLKQHSEGVPVSQVIINSNYSDDHDDYDIALMKLSRPLALSAQVRPACLPMYGQRFQTGRSCYITGFGKTRENEDNTSPKLREAEVKLIDYKVCNSDKVYEGYLTPRMMCAGYLQGGKDACQGDSGGPLVCEDGGRWYVAGVTSWGTGCGQKNKPGVYTRVTKLLSWIYSKMESEND, encoded by the exons ATGGATTTGGTGAAGCTCCTCCTTGGGCCAGGAGCCACACTGGAG CACTCTGCATCACCCAGCAGCGCCCCGTCCAGCCTCCATGCCCTGCCAGCAAGCAGCATCTTCACTGCCCGGCCCGTGCAGCCTCGAGAAAGCGTCCTGGGGATCAGCTTCAAGCCCTACAGCCCGGAGCCCGGCCCAGGCCCAGCCCCTTGCGCGGCCTGTGAGAGCACAG GGTCCTCCATGTTCAGAGCTCCCTGCATAAGCCAGAGGCGGCTTGCGCTCATCTTCTGCATCTCCGTCCTGATCGTGCTGCTCGTCGCCCTCATCTTGCTGT TTCTGTTCTGGCGGTCGCAGACCGGCATCGTGTACAAGGAGCCCGCCGAGAGCTGCAAGGACAGCCCCGTGCGCTGCGACGGCGTCGCCGACTGCTCCCAGCGCAGCGACGAGCTGGGCTGCG TGCGGTTCGGCTCGGACCAGTCCTTGCTCCACATCTACTCCAGCAGCGAGAGCCAGTGGCTGCCGGTGTGCAGCAGCGCCTGGGACGACTCCTTCTCCAGGAAGACCTGCCGGCAGCTGGGGTTTCGGAA cgCGTCGCAGACTGCGTACATCCCCCTGCACGTCTCCGGCAAGAGCCTCAGCGTGACCGACGAGCAGGCCACCATCCAGCAGAGCCTCAACAG CTCCCACTGCCCCACGGGAAAGTACGTCTCCCTGCGATGCACAA gCTGCGGGCAGAGGATTTCTGGCCGGATCATTGGAGGGAAAGAAACTTCCGCCAGCAAATGGCCCTGGCAAGTCAGCGTGCAGTACGGGCCGATCCACATCTGCGGCGGCACCATCATCGACGCGCAGTGGGTGCTCACCGCAGCCCACTGCTTCTTCAT GAACAGCATGAAGATCCTCGACGACTGGAGGGTGTACGGCGGCATCTCGGACCTGAAGCAGCACTCGGAGGGCGTCCCCGTCTCCCAGGTCATCATCAACTCCAACTACAGCGACGACCACGACGACTACGACATCGCTCTCATGAAGCTCTCCAGGCCGCTGGCGCTCTCCG CCCAGGTTCGCCCAGCCTGCCTGCCCATGTACGGCCAGCGCTTCCAGACCGGCAGGTCCTGCTACATCACCGGCTTtgggaagacgagggaaaacgaaG ATAACACCTCCCCGAAGCTGCGGGAGGCCGAGGTGAAGCTCATCGACTACAAGGTGTGCAACAGCGACAAGGTGTACGAGGGCTACCTGACGCCGCGCATGATGTGCGCCGGGTACCTGCAGGGCGGCAAGGACGCGTGCCAG GGCGACAGCGGGGGGCCCCTGGTCTGCGAGGACGGCGGGCGCTGGTACGTGGCCGGCGTGACCAGCTGGGGCACGGGCTGCGGCCAGAAGAACAAGCCCGGGGTGTACACGCGCGTGACGAAGCTCCTCAGCTGGATATACAGcaagatggag AGCGAGAACGACTGa
- the TMPRSS13 gene encoding transmembrane protease serine 13 isoform X1 — protein sequence MDLVKLLLGPGATLEHSASPSSAPSSLHALPASSIFTARPVQPRESVLGISFKPYSPEPGPGPAPCAACESTGSSMFRAPCISQRRLALIFCISVLIVLLVALILLFLFWRSQTGIVYKEPAESCKDSPVRCDGVADCSQRSDELGCVRFGSDQSLLHIYSSSESQWLPVCSSAWDDSFSRKTCRQLGFRNASQTAYIPLHVSGKSLSVTDEQATIQQSLNSSHCPTGKYVSLRCTSCGQRISGRIIGGKETSASKWPWQVSVQYGPIHICGGTIIDAQWVLTAAHCFFMNSMKILDDWRVYGGISDLKQHSEGVPVSQVIINSNYSDDHDDYDIALMKLSRPLALSAQVRPACLPMYGQRFQTGRSCYITGFGKTRENEDNTSPKLREAEVKLIDYKVCNSDKVYEGYLTPRMMCAGYLQGGKDACQGDSGGPLVCEDGGRWYVAGVTSWGTGCGQKNKPGVYTRVTKLLSWIYSKMELHRAVPCKSVNRGAKGGIKGRLSAAAGAQPASTSQQLPSRELFVSASPDPPHQRRSPAHNYASRYFTACPASTG from the exons ATGGATTTGGTGAAGCTCCTCCTTGGGCCAGGAGCCACACTGGAG CACTCTGCATCACCCAGCAGCGCCCCGTCCAGCCTCCATGCCCTGCCAGCAAGCAGCATCTTCACTGCCCGGCCCGTGCAGCCTCGAGAAAGCGTCCTGGGGATCAGCTTCAAGCCCTACAGCCCGGAGCCCGGCCCAGGCCCAGCCCCTTGCGCGGCCTGTGAGAGCACAG GGTCCTCCATGTTCAGAGCTCCCTGCATAAGCCAGAGGCGGCTTGCGCTCATCTTCTGCATCTCCGTCCTGATCGTGCTGCTCGTCGCCCTCATCTTGCTGT TTCTGTTCTGGCGGTCGCAGACCGGCATCGTGTACAAGGAGCCCGCCGAGAGCTGCAAGGACAGCCCCGTGCGCTGCGACGGCGTCGCCGACTGCTCCCAGCGCAGCGACGAGCTGGGCTGCG TGCGGTTCGGCTCGGACCAGTCCTTGCTCCACATCTACTCCAGCAGCGAGAGCCAGTGGCTGCCGGTGTGCAGCAGCGCCTGGGACGACTCCTTCTCCAGGAAGACCTGCCGGCAGCTGGGGTTTCGGAA cgCGTCGCAGACTGCGTACATCCCCCTGCACGTCTCCGGCAAGAGCCTCAGCGTGACCGACGAGCAGGCCACCATCCAGCAGAGCCTCAACAG CTCCCACTGCCCCACGGGAAAGTACGTCTCCCTGCGATGCACAA gCTGCGGGCAGAGGATTTCTGGCCGGATCATTGGAGGGAAAGAAACTTCCGCCAGCAAATGGCCCTGGCAAGTCAGCGTGCAGTACGGGCCGATCCACATCTGCGGCGGCACCATCATCGACGCGCAGTGGGTGCTCACCGCAGCCCACTGCTTCTTCAT GAACAGCATGAAGATCCTCGACGACTGGAGGGTGTACGGCGGCATCTCGGACCTGAAGCAGCACTCGGAGGGCGTCCCCGTCTCCCAGGTCATCATCAACTCCAACTACAGCGACGACCACGACGACTACGACATCGCTCTCATGAAGCTCTCCAGGCCGCTGGCGCTCTCCG CCCAGGTTCGCCCAGCCTGCCTGCCCATGTACGGCCAGCGCTTCCAGACCGGCAGGTCCTGCTACATCACCGGCTTtgggaagacgagggaaaacgaaG ATAACACCTCCCCGAAGCTGCGGGAGGCCGAGGTGAAGCTCATCGACTACAAGGTGTGCAACAGCGACAAGGTGTACGAGGGCTACCTGACGCCGCGCATGATGTGCGCCGGGTACCTGCAGGGCGGCAAGGACGCGTGCCAG GGCGACAGCGGGGGGCCCCTGGTCTGCGAGGACGGCGGGCGCTGGTACGTGGCCGGCGTGACCAGCTGGGGCACGGGCTGCGGCCAGAAGAACAAGCCCGGGGTGTACACGCGCGTGACGAAGCTCCTCAGCTGGATATACAGcaagatggag TTGCATCGTGCAGTGCCTTGCAAATCTGTGAACAGAGGAGCTAAAGGAGGGATAAAAGGTAGGCTAtccgccgccgcgggagcgcAGCCCGCCAGCACGTCCCAGCAGCTGCCTTCGCGGGAACTATTTGTCTCTGCTTCCCCAGACCCACCACACCAGAGGCGATCCCCAGCGCACAATTACGCATCGAGATATTTTACTGCGTGCCCGGCGAGCACTGGGTAA
- the TMPRSS13 gene encoding transmembrane protease serine 13 isoform X2, protein MEGKTSPHSASPSSAPSSLHALPASSIFTARPVQPRESVLGISFKPYSPEPGPGPAPCAACESTGSSMFRAPCISQRRLALIFCISVLIVLLVALILLFLFWRSQTGIVYKEPAESCKDSPVRCDGVADCSQRSDELGCVRFGSDQSLLHIYSSSESQWLPVCSSAWDDSFSRKTCRQLGFRNASQTAYIPLHVSGKSLSVTDEQATIQQSLNSSHCPTGKYVSLRCTSCGQRISGRIIGGKETSASKWPWQVSVQYGPIHICGGTIIDAQWVLTAAHCFFMNSMKILDDWRVYGGISDLKQHSEGVPVSQVIINSNYSDDHDDYDIALMKLSRPLALSAQVRPACLPMYGQRFQTGRSCYITGFGKTRENEDNTSPKLREAEVKLIDYKVCNSDKVYEGYLTPRMMCAGYLQGGKDACQGDSGGPLVCEDGGRWYVAGVTSWGTGCGQKNKPGVYTRVTKLLSWIYSKMELHRAVPCKSVNRGAKGGIKGRLSAAAGAQPASTSQQLPSRELFVSASPDPPHQRRSPAHNYASRYFTACPASTG, encoded by the exons ATGGAAGGGAAAACCTCTCCG CACTCTGCATCACCCAGCAGCGCCCCGTCCAGCCTCCATGCCCTGCCAGCAAGCAGCATCTTCACTGCCCGGCCCGTGCAGCCTCGAGAAAGCGTCCTGGGGATCAGCTTCAAGCCCTACAGCCCGGAGCCCGGCCCAGGCCCAGCCCCTTGCGCGGCCTGTGAGAGCACAG GGTCCTCCATGTTCAGAGCTCCCTGCATAAGCCAGAGGCGGCTTGCGCTCATCTTCTGCATCTCCGTCCTGATCGTGCTGCTCGTCGCCCTCATCTTGCTGT TTCTGTTCTGGCGGTCGCAGACCGGCATCGTGTACAAGGAGCCCGCCGAGAGCTGCAAGGACAGCCCCGTGCGCTGCGACGGCGTCGCCGACTGCTCCCAGCGCAGCGACGAGCTGGGCTGCG TGCGGTTCGGCTCGGACCAGTCCTTGCTCCACATCTACTCCAGCAGCGAGAGCCAGTGGCTGCCGGTGTGCAGCAGCGCCTGGGACGACTCCTTCTCCAGGAAGACCTGCCGGCAGCTGGGGTTTCGGAA cgCGTCGCAGACTGCGTACATCCCCCTGCACGTCTCCGGCAAGAGCCTCAGCGTGACCGACGAGCAGGCCACCATCCAGCAGAGCCTCAACAG CTCCCACTGCCCCACGGGAAAGTACGTCTCCCTGCGATGCACAA gCTGCGGGCAGAGGATTTCTGGCCGGATCATTGGAGGGAAAGAAACTTCCGCCAGCAAATGGCCCTGGCAAGTCAGCGTGCAGTACGGGCCGATCCACATCTGCGGCGGCACCATCATCGACGCGCAGTGGGTGCTCACCGCAGCCCACTGCTTCTTCAT GAACAGCATGAAGATCCTCGACGACTGGAGGGTGTACGGCGGCATCTCGGACCTGAAGCAGCACTCGGAGGGCGTCCCCGTCTCCCAGGTCATCATCAACTCCAACTACAGCGACGACCACGACGACTACGACATCGCTCTCATGAAGCTCTCCAGGCCGCTGGCGCTCTCCG CCCAGGTTCGCCCAGCCTGCCTGCCCATGTACGGCCAGCGCTTCCAGACCGGCAGGTCCTGCTACATCACCGGCTTtgggaagacgagggaaaacgaaG ATAACACCTCCCCGAAGCTGCGGGAGGCCGAGGTGAAGCTCATCGACTACAAGGTGTGCAACAGCGACAAGGTGTACGAGGGCTACCTGACGCCGCGCATGATGTGCGCCGGGTACCTGCAGGGCGGCAAGGACGCGTGCCAG GGCGACAGCGGGGGGCCCCTGGTCTGCGAGGACGGCGGGCGCTGGTACGTGGCCGGCGTGACCAGCTGGGGCACGGGCTGCGGCCAGAAGAACAAGCCCGGGGTGTACACGCGCGTGACGAAGCTCCTCAGCTGGATATACAGcaagatggag TTGCATCGTGCAGTGCCTTGCAAATCTGTGAACAGAGGAGCTAAAGGAGGGATAAAAGGTAGGCTAtccgccgccgcgggagcgcAGCCCGCCAGCACGTCCCAGCAGCTGCCTTCGCGGGAACTATTTGTCTCTGCTTCCCCAGACCCACCACACCAGAGGCGATCCCCAGCGCACAATTACGCATCGAGATATTTTACTGCGTGCCCGGCGAGCACTGGGTAA